A genomic stretch from Triplophysa dalaica isolate WHDGS20190420 chromosome 4, ASM1584641v1, whole genome shotgun sequence includes:
- the LOC130420132 gene encoding carbonic anhydrase 4-like — translation MKSLISLFLLSFVLHLSSSADWCYRTQVSCDGHCKGPERWSEVKADCGKGRQSPINIVTKKTKLDERLTPFKFTRYQDAFDSTITNNGHSVQVNILNAPTVSGGNLGYTYKAVQLHLHWGTDGGPGSEHTVDGEQYPMELHIVHMKQRYNSVQDALKDPSGIAVLGFFYEESKTPNKHYDQFIHALKSIQNTNGNVTLRKISLNQFILSEENMTNYYRYEGSLTTPGCTEAVVWTVFENPIPLDKEQLRAFSSLKFHDGKPMVGTFRPVQSRNGRTVYRSSGPAVLACTVLLFVSITTTLSLSHIN, via the exons ATGAAGAGTCTGATTTCACTTTTTCTTCTGTCATTCGTTCTGCATTTATCCAGCAGTGCAG ATTGGTGTTATCGGACACAAGTGAGCTGCGATGGACATTGCAAAG GTCCCGAGCGCTGGAGTGAAGTAAAAGCTGATTGTGGAAAAGGCAGACAGTCTCCCATCAACATAGTGACGAAGAAAACCAAACTGGACGAGCGTCTGACGCCTTTCAAATTCACCCGCTATCAGGACGCTTTCGACAGCACCATCACTAACAACGGGCACTCCG TTCAGGTGAATATACTCAACGCACCCACAGTATCTGGAGGAAATCTGGGATACACATATAAAGCCGTTCAGCTTCACCTTCACTGGGGAACAGATGGAGGTCCGGGATCTGAACACACCGTTGATGGAGAGCAGTATCCTATGGAG CTGCATATCGTTCATATGAAACAAAGATACAACAGCGTACAAGATGCATTAAAAGATCCCTCTGGCATCGCCGTTTTGGGATTCTTCTACGAG GAGTCAAAGACCCCAAACAAACATTACGACCAGTTCATTCACGCCCTGAAGAGCATACAGAACACAA ATGGAAATGTGACGCTTCGTAAGATCTCACTCAATCAGTTCATTCTGTCAGAGGAAAACATGACCAACTATTACCGCTACGAAGGATCTCTGACCACACCGGGATGTACGGAAGCTGTGGTCTGGACTGTCTTTGAAAATCCCATTCCTCTCGACAAAGAACAG CTTCGAGCTTTTTCTTCCCTAAAATTCCACGACGGAAAACCAATGGTGGGAACGTTTCGACCCGTACAGTCTCGCAACGGACGTACAGTTTATCGGTCGAGCGGTCCGGCGGTTCTGGCATGCACTGTGCTTCTCTTCGTCTCCATCACTACAACATTGAGTCTGTCCCATATAAACTAA